AGTAGTACAAGGAGGGCGGGTCGTCGTCGCGGCGGTGTTCCAGGAGGGTTCGGCAGCGGTCCGTGGCGTCCCGGAAGGCGCTGATGTCGCCGGCCGCGGCGTGGGCGGTGGCCATGCGGCCCCAGGCGCGGGCGCGGACGACGGGGCTGCTGCGGGCGGTGTGGTCGACGGCGGCTTCGGCGTAGCGCAGGGCAGCGGCGGGCTTGCCGGTCGCGGCGTGCTGGTAGGCCAGCATGCCTAAGACGTTGGCGACCGTGGTGGTGTCGCCGGCGGCTCTGGCGAGGCGGATCGCGAGGAGCTGGTAGCGCTGAGCGGCCGCGTTGAGGTCGGCGTCGAAGGCCATCCACCCGCTGAGCTGGGCCATGCCGCTGGCGGTGGCGAGGAGGCGGGTGCCGACGTCGGTGGTGTAGCTGCTGCTGCGGACCAGGTCGAGGACGCCGGCGAGTTCGATGCGCACGTACCGCTGGGACAGGGCTCCGCCTCCGGCGGTGTCGTCCAGGCGCCGCAGGCGGCCGAGGTGGCCTTCGAGGACGTCGACGAACGCGGGCAGGACCTGCTCCTGGGTGCCCGGTGCAGCGGTGCGCAGCGGGCTCTGTCGGGTGGCGTCCCAGACGGCGCTCAGGAGCTGGCTGTCGCCTGCCGGGTGGAGGATGGCCTGCTCTTGCGGTTCGGTAGCGGTCCATGCGGTGGCGGTGGCCAGGACGTCGGCGACCGAGCGGCGGCCGACGAGGTCGTCGGTGGCGGTCTTCTCGGCCGTCGCGCCGCCCGCAGCGGGCTCTCCCCAGAGGTCCGCGGCGTTGAAAGGTTCGCCGGTGGCCTCGGTGAGGACGGTGGCCGCGAGCCGGCGCACGGTCGCGGAGCGGGGCCTGGTGCCGTTGAGCCAGGCCCGGCCGGCAGTCAGGTGCAAGGTGGGCTGGCCGGCGGCTTCCAAGCGGGGGTTGAGGGCCCGGACGAGATCACGGGGTGTCCACCGGGCTGCCCGGAGGGCGGCGGCCAGGGCCTGGTTCGAGGGGGCGCGGACGCCGACCCGGCGTCCGCCGACGTCGCGTCGCGGAGGGTCATCACGCCCGGACGCTACGTCAGATCTCCTGTGTGGGGCGCGAATTCTCGGCTTTTCTCGCTCTCGCCGCGAAATTCTCAACGTTCTCTCCGGTCCCCTCTGCCGCAGCCTCTTCGGGCGCTGTGTGCTGGTGAGCCCGCCGCCGGCCGACCGCGCCGACGGCTTGGCCGGCCAACATCTGGGCCGTTGCCGCCACCTGTCACGACGCGTACGGCCGCCTACCGACGGCCGGTGCGCGGGAGTTGGAGGACGCCATGCCGCACCGTTTCGAGCCGGCTCCGCAGCGCGAGCGAATCGCGGTGGCGCTCGCGGACTACGTTCGCGCGGGAGGGGCGCTGTCGGTGGCGGACGGCTCCGGCGTGATCGGGGAACTGGAGCAGCGGATCGAGAAGGTCCTGGGCCTGCCGGATCCGCTGTCGTTCTCCTCGGGCACCGCCGGGCTGCACGCGGCCTACCTCGCGCTGGACATGCCGCCCGGCTCGGAGGTGATCGGGCCGGTCACCACGTTCCACGCCTCGTTGAGTCCTGCGCTGCACGCCGGGCTCAACGCGGTGCTCGTCGACGTGGAGCCGGACACCGGGAACCTGTGCCCGGCGGCGCTGGAGGCGGCGATCACCCCGCTGACCCGGTGCGTGACGGTGACGCACTACCTGGGGCATCCCGCCGCGATGGAGGAGATCACCCGGATCTGCCGCGAACGGGATCTGCACCTGATCGAGGACATCAGCCACGCCTACCTTTCGATGCTGCACGGGCAGCGGGTGGGGACGTTCGGCGACATCTGCGTCGGCAGCATGCAGGACAGGAAGTCCTGGCCCGCCGGTGAGGGCGGCCTGTTCAGCGCCGCGCGCCCGCAGTGGCGCGAGCGGGCGCTGCTGGCCGGCCACTACCGCGGCCGCGCCCTGCTGCTGAAGGACCCGGAGCTGGCGGCGTTCGGGGAGACCGGGCTCGGGCTGAAGATGCGGATGCACCCGCTGGCCGCGGTGGTGGGCCTGGCCAACGCCGAGGACCTGGTGGAACGTCTGGCGGCCCGCCGCGCGCTGCTGGAGCGGCTGACCCGGGGCCTTCAGGGCCTGTCGGGGGTGCGGCCGCCTGTGGTGCGGCCCGGCGCCGGTATGGGGGGCTGGTTCTCCTACCGGCCGCAGATCCAGCCCGGCGAGCTGAAGCCGGGGGTGGACGTCAACGCCTACCTGCGGCGGCTGCAGGACGCCGGGGTTCCGGCGCACTACCCCTCGGTCGGCTCGCTGGCCGGCATGCCGCTGTTCACGCATCCGGTCCCGCTGCACGCGGCATCCGGCACCTGGCGGCCGCGGCGGTGCGGTCCCTTCCACGGCGAGAGCGCCTACAACGCGGGCCGGATCAGCGTGAGCGTCACCGACCAGGACACCGAGGAGACGATCGGCACCTACGCCGCCGCCTTCGCCGAGGCGTCGCATGCCCTGGCCCGGCCGGTGGCGACATGACCGCCCGGGCAGCCGTCCCCACCGTCCCCGCCGAGCCCGGCCGGGCGGGCCTCTTACTGCCGGCGCGACGGCGGCTGTTCGGCTGGTCGAGGGAGATGGCCGCGCAGCGCGGAGAGCTGGAGCGCGGCTGGACGGCGGCGCTCCAGGCCGGCGGCGCAATCAGCCCGCCGCCGGGTGTCGCGGCGGCGCAGCATCTGGCGGACGGCGGCGGGTTCCGCCTTCCGGCCGCACTGGAGAACCAACTTCCGGCAGCGGCGAGGGCGTTCTTCGACGACCGGGTGGTGCGCGGGGGTTGGGTGTATCTGCGGGGCTTCGGCTACTACACGGCCGACGCGCAGATGTACCTGCCCGGCCGCGCTCCGGCGCCGGGCCGGAGGTTCGCCACCGTCCAGCAGCGGTGGCCCCGGTACGCGGAGTTCGCCCGCCCGCTGGCGGAGACCGCGGCGCGGGAACCGGCCGGGTGGTACGCGTGGGTGGCGTGGCTGGCGTTCCTGG
Above is a genomic segment from Streptomyces sp. NBC_01426 containing:
- a CDS encoding DegT/DnrJ/EryC1/StrS family aminotransferase, with product MPHRFEPAPQRERIAVALADYVRAGGALSVADGSGVIGELEQRIEKVLGLPDPLSFSSGTAGLHAAYLALDMPPGSEVIGPVTTFHASLSPALHAGLNAVLVDVEPDTGNLCPAALEAAITPLTRCVTVTHYLGHPAAMEEITRICRERDLHLIEDISHAYLSMLHGQRVGTFGDICVGSMQDRKSWPAGEGGLFSAARPQWRERALLAGHYRGRALLLKDPELAAFGETGLGLKMRMHPLAAVVGLANAEDLVERLAARRALLERLTRGLQGLSGVRPPVVRPGAGMGGWFSYRPQIQPGELKPGVDVNAYLRRLQDAGVPAHYPSVGSLAGMPLFTHPVPLHAASGTWRPRRCGPFHGESAYNAGRISVSVTDQDTEETIGTYAAAFAEASHALARPVAT